A genomic stretch from Mya arenaria isolate MELC-2E11 chromosome 10, ASM2691426v1 includes:
- the LOC128204793 gene encoding fibrinogen C domain-containing protein 1-A-like, which yields MFVNGGILLLIAGACEAQTCIVNVGSETVTQSTDLSSIERRVTNIEEELERLKGSGNEESTDSCCDAIYKSGKRENGIYTISPDGRCPFDVFCDMTNGGWTVIQKRFDGSVNFYKPWTTYVNGFGSLSGEHWLGLEKIHRLTSQPVDIYFNMTRTADRGIDYAHYKYFTVQDATTKYTMWTNSDGYEGTLRKTVFTLHNGMKFTTYDQDNDAHPTLNCADPHHGAWWFKACYQLGNMNGLFGVSDSTGLNFHNGSYIALSESTIKIKMTKEDCQ from the exons ATGTTTGTGAATGGCGGTATATTACTGTTGATAGCAGGGGCGTGTGAGGCGCAAACATGTATAGTTAACGTTGGGTCTGAGACAGTGACACAAAGTACTGACTTGTCTAGTATTGAAAGGCGGGTTACCAACATTGAAGAAGAATTGGAACGTTTGAAAGGCTCTGGCAATGAGGAAAGCACTGATTCGT GTTGCGATGCTATCTACAAAAGTGGAAAACGAGAAAATGGTATATACACCATCTCCCCGGACGGCCGATGTCCGTTTGACGTCTTCTGTGACATGACAAACGGTGGATGGACAGTCATACAG AAACGATTCGATGGAAGTGTCAATTTCTACAAACCTTGGACCACGTACGTCAATGGTTTCGGCAGCCTGTCAGGGGAACACTGGCTTGGGCTTGAGAAGATTCACCGGCTAACGTCCCAGCCCGTcgatatatatttcaacatgaCCAGGACCGCGGACCGGGGTATCGATTACGCGCATTACAAGTACTTCACTGTTCAAGATGCTACGACAAAGTACACAATGTGGACCAACAGTGATGGGTATGAAGGAACACTTCGAAAAACAGTATTTACTCTTCACAACGGTATGAAGTTCACCACATATGATCAAGACAATGATGCACATCCTACACTGAATTGCGCAGATCCCCACCACGGGGCTTGGTGGTTTAAAGCGTGCTACCAGCTTGGAAACATGAACGGACTATTCGGTGTAAGCGATAGTACAGGGCTTAACTTTCATAACGGAAGTTATATCGCTCTCTCGGAAAgcacaattaaaattaaaatgacaaaagagGATTGCCAATGA